The Arthrobacter sp. NicSoilC5 genome has a window encoding:
- a CDS encoding SURF1 family protein: protein MYRFLFSSKWLGYLLLAAIFATACVFLGRWQMDRRAETLAEINRVVSNYSAAPIPFAQARDQFTQLDPAKEWTQVELKGSYDAAGQRVVRNRPLNGQPGYEVVVPFRLTTGETVVIDRGWLPIGNKNPGSPDSVPAPPSGDVTAVVRLKHGEPELQRGAPEGQLASIDLPTYSAQLGYPLMTGAYGQLASETPAPAEMPVAFPKPSTDEGTHLSYSLQWFAFGVLMFVGFGYAARQQARNAAIDAEDQDEPELDGAVHSAVQAARRQPAPPRKRKKATAEEEEDALLDAQGY from the coding sequence ATGTACCGTTTCCTCTTTTCCAGCAAGTGGCTGGGCTATCTCCTGCTGGCCGCCATCTTTGCCACCGCGTGCGTTTTCCTGGGCCGCTGGCAGATGGACCGGCGCGCCGAGACTCTGGCCGAAATCAACCGCGTCGTCAGCAATTACTCGGCGGCTCCCATTCCCTTCGCCCAGGCACGGGACCAGTTCACCCAGCTGGACCCGGCCAAGGAATGGACCCAGGTCGAGCTGAAAGGCTCCTACGATGCCGCCGGGCAGCGGGTTGTGCGCAACCGGCCGCTCAATGGGCAGCCCGGGTACGAGGTGGTGGTCCCGTTCCGCCTCACCACGGGCGAGACCGTTGTCATCGACCGCGGCTGGCTGCCCATCGGCAACAAGAATCCAGGCAGCCCTGACTCCGTGCCCGCCCCGCCCTCCGGTGACGTGACCGCCGTCGTCCGTTTGAAGCATGGTGAGCCGGAGCTGCAGCGCGGGGCGCCCGAGGGGCAGCTGGCATCCATTGACCTTCCCACCTACTCAGCGCAGCTGGGTTATCCCCTGATGACGGGTGCGTACGGCCAGCTGGCCTCGGAAACGCCGGCGCCGGCGGAGATGCCGGTTGCCTTCCCCAAACCGTCCACTGACGAGGGGACGCACTTGTCCTACTCGCTGCAGTGGTTCGCTTTCGGGGTCCTGATGTTCGTGGGCTTCGGCTACGCGGCCCGGCAGCAGGCGCGTAACGCAGCGATCGACGCCGAGGACCAGGACGAGCCGGAACTGGACGGAGCGGTCCACTCCGCCGTCCAGGCCGCCCGGCGCCAGCCCGCACCGCCGCGCAAGCGTAAGAAGGCGACGGCCGAGGAGGAAGAAGACGCCCTCCTGGACGCGCAGGGGTACTAG
- a CDS encoding DUF3099 domain-containing protein, producing MTLENHAGRPAPEEPGRFSGDTEVHSITDAAAAHSEDMRQRMIKYALAMGIRMVCLILIFVVDGWFKIIAVAGAVFLPWFAVVIANGSDKAETPSDLLLDSAPLAELESPAPPVADEEPGNAVLQGELVKDEDPEQGEERQAS from the coding sequence GTGACCCTTGAAAACCATGCGGGACGTCCGGCGCCCGAAGAACCGGGCCGGTTCTCCGGCGACACCGAGGTCCACAGCATTACGGATGCCGCCGCCGCGCATTCGGAGGATATGCGCCAGCGGATGATTAAGTACGCCCTGGCGATGGGCATCCGCATGGTCTGCCTGATCCTCATTTTCGTGGTGGACGGCTGGTTCAAGATCATTGCGGTGGCGGGCGCGGTCTTCCTGCCGTGGTTCGCCGTGGTGATTGCCAACGGCAGCGACAAGGCAGAAACGCCCAGTGACCTGCTGCTGGATTCCGCGCCGCTGGCCGAGCTGGAAAGCCCTGCCCCTCCAGTGGCGGATGAGGAACCGGGAAACGCCGTGCTGCAGGGCGAACTGGTGAAGGACGAGGACCCGGAGCAAGGGGAGGAGCGGCAGGCATCATGA
- a CDS encoding beta-ketoacyl-ACP reductase has product MTEAVTAPRSVLITGGNRGIGLAIAQAFLANGDKVAVTYRSETQLPEGILGVKADVTDEASVDAAFKEVEAAHGPVEVLVANAGITKDTLLLRMSEDDFTSVIDTNLTGAFRVIKRASKGMIRLRKGRVVLISSVSGLYGAPGQINYSASKAGLVGIARSLTRELGSRGITANVVAPGFINTDMTAELPEATQKDYLASIPAGRFAEAAEVANVVRWIASDEAAYISGAVIPVDGGLGMGH; this is encoded by the coding sequence ATGACTGAAGCAGTTACCGCACCGCGCAGCGTCCTCATCACCGGCGGCAACCGCGGTATCGGGCTGGCCATCGCGCAGGCGTTCCTCGCCAACGGCGACAAGGTGGCTGTGACCTACCGCAGCGAAACCCAGCTGCCGGAGGGCATCCTCGGCGTCAAGGCTGACGTCACCGACGAGGCTTCCGTGGATGCCGCCTTCAAGGAAGTGGAAGCTGCCCACGGTCCGGTGGAAGTCCTCGTGGCCAACGCCGGCATCACCAAGGACACGCTGCTGCTGCGCATGAGCGAGGATGACTTCACCTCAGTGATCGACACCAACCTGACCGGCGCCTTCCGCGTGATCAAGCGTGCGTCAAAAGGCATGATCCGGCTGCGCAAGGGCCGCGTGGTCCTCATTTCCTCGGTCTCGGGCCTGTACGGGGCGCCGGGACAGATCAACTACTCCGCCTCAAAGGCCGGCCTGGTGGGCATCGCCCGCTCCCTTACGCGCGAACTGGGCTCACGCGGCATTACCGCCAACGTGGTGGCACCCGGATTCATCAACACGGACATGACCGCCGAACTCCCCGAGGCCACCCAAAAGGATTACCTCGCCAGCATCCCCGCCGGCCGTTTCGCTGAAGCTGCAGAGGTAGCCAACGTGGTCCGCTGGATCGCCAGTGACGAAGCCGCATACATCTCCGGTGCCGTCATCCCCGTGGACGGCGGCCTGGGCATGGGCCACTGA
- a CDS encoding SDR family oxidoreductase, with translation MGLLDNKTAIVTGSSRGIGADVAKILASEGAAVVVNYRQKAPRANKVVQGIEADGGRAVAVGADLTTQEGVQALASAAMENFGSLDILVLNASGGMETGMGEDYALKLNRDAQVNMLNAAVPLMKEGSRVVFVTSHQAHFINTVPTMPAYEPVARSKRAGEDALRDLIPNLAEKGISLVVVSGDMIEGTVTATLLDRSTPGAIEARRAEAGKLYSVEEFAQVVAGMATADVESGHTEYAGGADYFGKSAGQASS, from the coding sequence ATGGGACTGCTGGACAACAAGACGGCGATCGTCACCGGATCATCGCGGGGCATTGGCGCTGACGTAGCCAAGATCCTCGCCTCGGAGGGCGCCGCCGTCGTGGTCAACTACCGCCAGAAGGCACCCCGCGCCAACAAAGTGGTGCAGGGCATCGAAGCCGACGGCGGCCGGGCCGTCGCGGTCGGCGCGGACCTCACCACCCAGGAGGGTGTCCAGGCCCTGGCCAGCGCCGCCATGGAGAACTTCGGGTCCCTGGACATCCTGGTCCTGAACGCCTCCGGCGGCATGGAGACCGGAATGGGGGAGGACTACGCACTCAAGCTGAACCGCGACGCCCAGGTGAACATGCTCAACGCGGCGGTGCCCCTGATGAAGGAAGGCTCGCGCGTGGTCTTCGTGACCAGCCACCAGGCCCACTTCATCAACACCGTCCCCACCATGCCGGCCTACGAGCCGGTGGCCCGCAGCAAGCGCGCCGGCGAGGACGCACTCCGGGACCTGATCCCCAACCTGGCGGAGAAGGGCATCAGCCTGGTGGTGGTGTCCGGCGACATGATCGAGGGCACGGTCACCGCCACGCTCCTGGACCGCTCCACCCCGGGCGCCATCGAAGCGCGCCGCGCCGAAGCCGGGAAGCTGTACTCGGTGGAGGAGTTCGCGCAGGTTGTTGCCGGAATGGCAACGGCCGACGTCGAGTCCGGCCACACTGAGTACGCCGGCGGTGCCGACTACTTCGGCAAGAGCGCCGGGCAGGCTTCCAGCTAA
- the serB gene encoding phosphoserine phosphatase SerB, which translates to MTSNVTAVSYGLNMTPAGLEQLRSVLSSHGAELLSESSAGDSRYGVQVLDLALPDATAAGLAALRRAVADAATDGFDTALVPSGLRSAARKLLIMDVDSTLIQQEVIELLAAYAGKREEVAAVTEAAMRGELDFAQSLHARVAVLAGLPADVVHSVRKEVKLSEGADQLVAAFKAAGHTVAVVSGGFNQILEPIAGDLGLDYWQANELEIVDGALTGKVLGAVVDRAAKEKYLREWAAAEGIALEHTIAVGDGANDLDMLGAAGIGVAFNAKPAVRAVADAALNMPYLDAVRHIARV; encoded by the coding sequence ATGACTTCGAACGTGACTGCGGTCAGCTATGGCCTGAATATGACCCCCGCCGGGCTGGAGCAGCTGCGTTCCGTCCTTTCGTCACACGGCGCAGAGCTGCTGTCTGAATCCTCCGCCGGTGACAGCCGGTATGGGGTCCAGGTTCTTGACCTGGCCCTTCCCGACGCCACCGCGGCCGGCCTGGCCGCCCTCCGCCGGGCTGTGGCGGATGCCGCAACCGATGGTTTTGACACGGCCCTGGTGCCCTCCGGGCTCCGCTCTGCGGCCCGCAAGCTGCTGATCATGGATGTGGACTCCACCCTGATCCAGCAGGAGGTCATCGAACTCCTGGCCGCGTACGCCGGCAAGCGCGAGGAAGTGGCGGCCGTAACGGAAGCTGCCATGCGCGGCGAACTCGATTTTGCCCAAAGCCTCCACGCCCGGGTGGCGGTGCTCGCGGGGCTGCCCGCCGACGTCGTCCATTCCGTCCGCAAAGAAGTGAAGCTCAGCGAAGGTGCCGATCAGCTCGTGGCCGCTTTCAAAGCCGCCGGCCACACGGTGGCTGTGGTGTCCGGCGGCTTCAACCAGATCCTGGAGCCTATTGCCGGGGACCTGGGCCTGGACTACTGGCAGGCCAACGAGCTGGAAATCGTCGACGGCGCGCTGACCGGCAAGGTGCTGGGCGCGGTCGTAGACAGGGCAGCGAAGGAAAAGTACCTGCGGGAGTGGGCTGCCGCCGAGGGCATCGCGCTGGAGCACACCATCGCCGTGGGCGACGGCGCCAACGACCTGGACATGCTGGGCGCCGCCGGGATCGGGGTGGCCTTCAACGCCAAGCCCGCTGTCCGCGCCGTGGCCGACGCCGCCCTGAACATGCCGTACTTGGACGCCGTCCGCCACATCGCCCGGGTCTGA
- a CDS encoding ABC transporter ATP-binding protein, producing the protein MSDVLELDSVSVVRGKKTLLDKVDWQVNEGERWVILGPNGAGKTTLLQIAAARLHPSSGTAGILDEVLGRVDVFELRPRIGLSSAALATQIPEHENVLNVVVTAAYGVTGRWREGYERDDERRAFRLLNDWGMGPLLNRTFATLSEGERKRVQIARALMTDPELLLLDEPGAGLDLGGREELVHKLGELARDESAPAMVLVTHHLEEVPPGFTHAMLLRDGGVVAAGPITEVLTEEHLSTTFGLPLDVSENAGRYTATARR; encoded by the coding sequence ATGAGTGATGTTCTGGAACTGGACTCCGTCAGCGTTGTCCGTGGTAAGAAGACCCTGCTGGACAAGGTTGACTGGCAGGTCAACGAGGGCGAACGCTGGGTCATCCTGGGACCCAACGGGGCCGGCAAGACCACCCTTCTCCAGATCGCGGCGGCCCGCCTCCACCCCAGCAGCGGCACCGCCGGCATCCTCGACGAAGTCCTGGGCCGTGTTGACGTCTTCGAACTCCGGCCCCGCATCGGCCTTTCCTCGGCAGCCCTTGCCACCCAGATTCCGGAGCACGAGAACGTCCTCAACGTCGTGGTCACGGCCGCCTATGGCGTCACGGGCCGTTGGCGGGAGGGCTACGAGCGCGACGACGAACGGCGCGCCTTCCGGCTCCTGAACGACTGGGGCATGGGTCCGCTGCTGAACAGGACGTTCGCCACTCTCTCCGAGGGCGAGCGCAAACGGGTCCAGATCGCCCGGGCGCTCATGACGGACCCCGAACTGCTGCTCCTGGATGAGCCCGGTGCCGGGCTGGACCTGGGCGGCCGCGAGGAACTGGTCCACAAGCTGGGCGAGCTGGCCCGGGACGAATCGGCCCCGGCCATGGTCCTGGTCACGCACCACCTTGAAGAAGTCCCGCCGGGCTTCACCCATGCCATGCTGCTGCGCGACGGCGGCGTGGTGGCCGCCGGCCCCATCACCGAGGTCCTGACGGAAGAGCACCTGAGCACCACCTTCGGGCTTCCTCTGGATGTCTCCGAGAACGCGGGACGCTACACCGCCACAGCACGCCGCTAG
- a CDS encoding sulfite exporter TauE/SafE family protein, translating to MELFSSIIVFIAGLWAGTINAVVGSGTLVTFPVLIALGVAPVTASMSNAMGLVFGTGAGAFGYRRELAGRGRQVLRLLPASVLGGVTGAWLLLHLPEKVFHYVAPVLLVLALLMVVFQPRLQDWVRNREANPEHAVRDKRHGVLLVVLVYLAGVYGGYFVAAQGILLVGILGVFLTGTIQNANAMKNILVLGVNMVAAISYLLFAFDRINWLVVLLIAISSTIGGLLGSKVGRKLSPRVLRAVIFSLGIVALGVMIANLLK from the coding sequence TTGGAACTCTTCAGCAGCATCATTGTGTTCATCGCCGGCTTGTGGGCCGGTACCATCAACGCGGTGGTGGGCTCCGGCACGCTCGTGACCTTTCCGGTGCTCATCGCCCTGGGCGTTGCACCCGTCACCGCCTCCATGAGCAATGCCATGGGCCTGGTCTTCGGAACGGGCGCCGGGGCCTTCGGCTACCGCCGAGAGCTGGCCGGCCGGGGACGGCAGGTGCTGCGCCTCCTTCCCGCCTCGGTCCTGGGCGGCGTCACCGGCGCCTGGCTCCTGCTGCACCTGCCGGAGAAGGTCTTCCACTACGTCGCCCCGGTCCTCCTGGTCCTGGCACTGCTGATGGTGGTGTTCCAGCCTCGGCTCCAGGACTGGGTGCGCAACCGCGAGGCCAACCCCGAACACGCCGTCCGGGACAAACGCCACGGCGTCCTCCTGGTGGTCCTGGTCTACCTGGCCGGTGTCTACGGGGGTTACTTCGTCGCGGCACAGGGAATCCTGCTGGTCGGCATCCTGGGCGTGTTCCTTACCGGCACTATCCAGAACGCCAACGCCATGAAGAACATCCTGGTCCTCGGCGTGAACATGGTGGCCGCCATCTCCTACCTCCTGTTCGCCTTCGACCGGATCAACTGGCTGGTGGTGCTGCTGATCGCCATCAGCTCCACGATCGGCGGCCTCCTGGGCTCGAAGGTAGGCCGCAAGCTCTCGCCCCGGGTCCTGCGCGCTGTGATCTTCAGCCTGGGCATCGTGGCCCTCGGCGTGATGATCGCCAACCTGCTGAAATAA
- a CDS encoding RNA methyltransferase: MTFHYLESADDPRVSDYTTLTDVHLRKLREPAEGMYIAESSRVLRRALAAGHRPRSFFLAEKWMADLDDVFQTYPDVPAFIGSAALLEEITGFHLHRGAMAAMQRPAPVPLPELLAGARRVAVLEDIVDHTNVGAIFRSAAALDIDAVLVSPRCGDPLYRRSVRVSMGTVFQVPWARLQDWPGDLRVLKDHGFTVAALELTPEAEDVDAVASRNVDKLALVLGTEGAGMSPETLAAVDLAVKIPMRNGVDSLNVAAASAVAFWELRARD, encoded by the coding sequence GTGACTTTCCACTACCTCGAATCCGCCGATGACCCGCGCGTCAGCGATTACACCACCCTGACCGACGTGCACCTGCGCAAGCTCCGTGAACCCGCCGAGGGCATGTACATCGCCGAGTCCTCGCGGGTCCTGCGCCGGGCCCTTGCAGCCGGGCACCGGCCCCGGTCATTCTTCCTCGCCGAGAAGTGGATGGCGGACCTCGACGACGTCTTCCAGACGTACCCGGACGTTCCGGCGTTCATCGGTTCGGCTGCCCTGCTGGAGGAAATCACCGGGTTCCACCTGCACCGTGGCGCCATGGCAGCCATGCAGCGCCCGGCTCCGGTGCCGCTGCCCGAACTCCTCGCCGGGGCGCGCCGCGTGGCCGTGCTGGAAGACATCGTGGACCACACCAACGTGGGTGCGATTTTCCGCTCAGCGGCGGCGCTGGACATCGACGCCGTGCTGGTCTCGCCACGCTGTGGCGACCCGCTGTACCGGCGCAGCGTCCGGGTCAGCATGGGCACCGTGTTCCAGGTTCCCTGGGCACGCCTGCAGGACTGGCCCGGGGACCTGCGGGTGCTCAAGGACCACGGCTTCACCGTCGCGGCCCTGGAACTGACACCGGAGGCAGAGGATGTCGACGCCGTCGCCTCCCGCAACGTGGACAAACTCGCCCTGGTGCTTGGCACCGAAGGTGCCGGCATGAGCCCGGAGACGCTCGCCGCCGTCGACCTTGCCGTCAAAATCCCCATGCGCAACGGGGTGGATTCACTGAACGTGGCCGCTGCCTCGGCCGTCGCCTTCTGGGAGTTGCGCGCCCGGGACTGA
- a CDS encoding type B 50S ribosomal protein L31 produces the protein MKSDTHPKYEAVVFNDLASGTKFLTRSTVSSNKTIEWEDGNTYPVIDVEISSESHPFYTGKQRIMDSAGRVERFNARFKGFGGKK, from the coding sequence ATGAAGTCTGATACCCACCCGAAGTACGAAGCTGTTGTCTTCAACGACCTGGCCTCCGGCACCAAGTTCCTGACCCGCTCCACCGTGTCTTCCAACAAGACCATCGAGTGGGAAGACGGCAACACCTACCCGGTCATCGACGTCGAAATCTCTTCCGAGTCCCACCCGTTCTACACGGGCAAGCAGCGCATCATGGACTCTGCAGGCCGCGTCGAGCGCTTCAACGCTCGCTTCAAGGGCTTCGGCGGCAAGAAGTAA
- a CDS encoding biotin/lipoate A/B protein ligase family protein → MSESGFPANNADSNQRLHGEYKVPGGKLVVVDLAVVDGALADVSVSGDFFLEPDEALEDINRALTGLPETIPAADLAAAVTAALPAGAVLFGFSADAVAVTVRRALAKATSWGDHEWNVIAPTVLPTEINVALDEVLTEAVGSGARTPTLRFWDWQEPSVVIGSFQSVQNEVDPEGVARHGINVVRRISGGGAMFMEAGNCITYSLYLPQTLVDGLSFADSYPFLDAWVMAALEKIGINAFYIPLNDIATDQGKIGGAAQKRLANGGMLHHVTMSYDIDADKMVEVLRIGKEKLSDKGTRSAKKRVDPLRRQTGLARTAIIEAMIEVFSERYGATPSTLAGHELAAAEDKVAAKFGTPEWLHRVP, encoded by the coding sequence ATGAGCGAGTCCGGATTTCCTGCCAATAATGCCGACAGCAACCAGCGCCTGCACGGGGAGTACAAGGTTCCCGGCGGCAAACTGGTGGTGGTGGACCTGGCGGTGGTGGACGGCGCACTGGCGGACGTCTCCGTCAGTGGCGACTTCTTCCTGGAGCCGGACGAGGCCCTGGAGGACATCAACCGGGCGCTGACCGGGCTTCCGGAGACCATACCTGCCGCAGACCTCGCAGCCGCCGTCACAGCCGCCCTGCCGGCCGGAGCCGTGCTGTTCGGCTTCTCCGCGGATGCCGTTGCCGTGACGGTCCGGCGTGCCCTGGCCAAGGCGACCTCCTGGGGAGACCACGAGTGGAACGTCATCGCGCCCACCGTGCTTCCCACGGAAATCAACGTTGCCCTTGACGAGGTGCTCACCGAGGCCGTGGGCTCGGGGGCGCGCACGCCCACCCTGCGGTTCTGGGACTGGCAGGAACCGTCGGTGGTCATCGGCAGCTTCCAGTCGGTGCAGAACGAGGTGGATCCCGAGGGCGTGGCCAGGCACGGCATCAATGTGGTCCGCCGGATCAGCGGCGGGGGAGCGATGTTCATGGAGGCCGGCAACTGCATTACCTACTCGCTCTACCTGCCCCAGACCCTGGTGGACGGACTGAGCTTCGCCGACTCCTACCCGTTCCTTGACGCCTGGGTCATGGCCGCGCTGGAAAAGATCGGCATCAACGCCTTCTACATCCCGCTGAACGACATCGCCACGGACCAGGGAAAGATCGGCGGCGCCGCGCAGAAGCGCCTCGCCAACGGCGGCATGCTGCACCACGTCACCATGAGCTACGACATCGACGCCGACAAGATGGTCGAGGTCCTCCGGATCGGCAAGGAGAAACTGTCCGACAAGGGTACCCGCAGCGCCAAGAAGCGGGTGGATCCGCTCCGCCGCCAGACCGGCCTGGCCCGCACGGCCATCATCGAGGCGATGATCGAGGTTTTCAGCGAGCGTTACGGGGCCACACCATCAACGCTCGCGGGACACGAGCTCGCAGCTGCCGAGGACAAGGTGGCGGCCAAGTTCGGCACTCCGGAATGGCTCCACCGCGTCCCCTAG
- a CDS encoding putative sulfate exporter family transporter: MPSSRSLPVPGRGSFRAHVARLVPGLLTAAAAVAGAFLVHGLLPALPAMTMAVVLGVLAANLPGAGSWTGGRARAGLDFAGKHLMRGGIVLLGLKVSVMDVLNLGWPALVLIVGVVAASFGGTYAISRLLRLPPVTSLLVATGFSICGASAIGAMAAVRRIRHAETVLPVALVTLCGTLAIGVLPLLAHPLGLTATVFGAWTGASVHDVGQVVATAQTAGTAALAIAVVVKLTRVLLLAPVVAAAGAHHRNGARALGAADGTTSKMPPVVPLFVLGFVAMVALRSTGWLAPAWLDTGATLQDILLGAALFGLGSAVRIRTLLHTGGQALLAALASWLLIAVLGLAAAFLIAG, translated from the coding sequence GTGCCAAGCAGCAGAAGCCTCCCCGTGCCGGGCCGCGGCAGTTTCCGGGCCCATGTGGCGCGGTTGGTTCCGGGCCTCTTGACGGCGGCGGCCGCCGTGGCAGGGGCCTTCCTGGTGCACGGGCTCCTGCCGGCATTGCCTGCGATGACCATGGCTGTGGTGCTGGGTGTCCTGGCCGCCAACCTGCCCGGCGCCGGCAGCTGGACCGGCGGCCGGGCCCGTGCAGGGCTCGACTTCGCGGGCAAGCATCTGATGCGCGGCGGGATCGTGCTGCTGGGCCTGAAGGTCAGCGTCATGGATGTCCTCAACCTCGGGTGGCCGGCCCTGGTCCTGATCGTGGGCGTCGTCGCGGCCAGCTTCGGCGGCACCTATGCAATCTCGCGGCTGTTGCGCCTGCCGCCGGTGACCTCGCTCCTGGTGGCCACCGGGTTTTCCATCTGCGGCGCGTCGGCCATCGGCGCCATGGCCGCCGTCCGCCGCATCCGGCACGCCGAAACTGTCCTGCCGGTGGCCTTGGTAACGCTCTGCGGAACGCTCGCCATCGGCGTCCTGCCCCTCCTCGCGCACCCCCTGGGCCTCACGGCCACGGTGTTCGGTGCCTGGACCGGCGCGTCCGTGCACGACGTGGGCCAGGTGGTGGCCACGGCGCAAACCGCCGGGACCGCTGCCCTGGCGATCGCCGTCGTCGTCAAGCTCACCCGGGTGCTGCTGCTGGCGCCCGTTGTTGCCGCAGCCGGCGCGCACCACAGGAACGGAGCGCGCGCCCTGGGCGCCGCCGACGGCACCACGTCCAAAATGCCGCCCGTGGTGCCCCTGTTCGTGCTGGGCTTCGTGGCCATGGTGGCCCTGCGCTCCACCGGCTGGCTGGCCCCGGCCTGGCTGGATACCGGCGCCACCCTGCAGGACATCCTCCTGGGGGCTGCCCTGTTCGGGCTGGGCTCGGCCGTCAGGATCAGAACACTGCTCCATACAGGTGGGCAGGCGCTCCTGGCGGCGCTGGCATCCTGGCTCCTGATTGCCGTGCTGGGTCTGGCGGCCGCCTTCCTGATCGCGGGCTGA